In Escherichia ruysiae, a genomic segment contains:
- a CDS encoding fimbrial biogenesis chaperone yields MKFKRLIIFISLLFSNLSFSQSNGINLAATRVVFDSKEANASLKINNNSEEKTWLLRSWVSAYNSDEKVKNFIITPPLYRINPSESFQLRINKINDILPEDRESVFRINVLAIPSHYNNDTQEKRDPGLQFAINNRIKLIYRPHNLNVPKKVDDAYKALIFLKSENQVHVKNPTPYYITMNDVKINGKSITSINDFMVSPFSTLIIPEKNAKAISYSTINDYGGETPIQNITL; encoded by the coding sequence ATGAAGTTCAAAAGACTAATAATTTTCATTTCATTATTATTTTCAAACCTTTCATTTAGCCAATCAAATGGCATAAATCTGGCGGCAACTCGCGTAGTCTTTGATTCAAAAGAAGCTAACGCATCCTTGAAAATAAACAATAATTCTGAAGAAAAAACATGGCTTTTAAGATCATGGGTTTCAGCTTATAATAGTGACGAAAAAGTTAAAAACTTTATAATCACACCTCCTTTATATAGAATTAATCCGTCAGAAAGTTTTCAATTACGTATAAATAAAATTAATGATATTCTACCAGAAGATAGAGAGTCTGTATTTAGAATTAATGTTTTAGCCATACCCTCTCATTATAATAATGACACACAAGAAAAAAGAGATCCGGGGTTACAGTTTGCAATAAATAATCGTATTAAACTTATCTATCGACCGCATAATTTGAATGTACCTAAAAAAGTCGATGATGCTTATAAGGCTTTGATATTTTTAAAATCAGAAAATCAAGTTCATGTTAAAAACCCAACGCCATATTATATTACCATGAATGATGTAAAGATTAATGGAAAAAGTATTACATCTATTAATGATTTTATGGTTTCACCATTTTCAACATTAATTATTCCAGAAAAAAACGCTAAAGCAATTAGCTATTCTACGATCAATGATTATGGCGGAGAAACGCCGATTCAAAACATTACGCTTTAA